A genomic region of Dermacentor andersoni chromosome 9, qqDerAnde1_hic_scaffold, whole genome shotgun sequence contains the following coding sequences:
- the LOC126528282 gene encoding dnaJ protein homolog 1-like → MAKDYYKVLGLRQGASEDSIKKAYRKLALQYHPDKNKSPDAEDKFKEIGEAYEIVSGKKQVGDWRGWHFHRSNSENSGPFWPGDAYASHGYAYSRNFSWNFCADSSCQWTFRASYSFQQSSSQGSLFRRFYSSFSRTQTYQSSGSVHYQGTTHPMQAGSGARHFEQDTHGGPHASNSRRSVRCGSDSSTSQTPKRHSTPVERDLYLTLEEVLQGCNKKIKTTWLVGSVDARNSRVEERLLKVSVKPGLPEGSKVAFSCEGGDSQQNTPGNVVFVIRYKPHPFFKREGVDIYYVAKVTIGQTHWGANIEVPTLTASKISLPLKGVIRSGAIRRIHGHGLPDCEDPTKRGDLVVIFDVRFPFA, encoded by the coding sequence ATGGCGAAGGATTACTACAAGGTGCTCGGCCTCCGCCAGGGCGCCAGCGAGGACAGCATCAAGAAAGCTTACAGAAAACTCGCGCTCCAGTACCACCCCGACAAGAACAAGTCGCCGGACGCTGAAGATAAGTTCAAGGAGATCGGTGAGGCTTATGAGATTGTCAGCGGGAAGAAGCAGGTCGGCGACTGGCGAGGCTGGCATTTCCACAGGAGCAACAGCGAAAACAGCGGACCCTTTTGGCCAGGTGACGCCTATGCTAGCCACGGCTACGCATATAGCAGGAACTTCTCGTGGAACTTCTGCGCCGACAGCTCCTGCCAGTGGACCTTTCGGGCCAGCTACAGCTTTCAGCAAAGCTCCAGTCAAGGTAGCTTATTTCGACGGTTTTACAGTTCTTTCAGCCGTACACAGACGTATCAGAGTTCTGGAAGCGTGCACTACCAAGGCACGACGCATCCCATGCAAGCGGGTTCAGGCGCACGTCATTTCGAACAAGATACGCATGGCGGCCCACATGCTTCCAACTCGCGGCGGTCGGTGAGGTGCGGTAGTGACAGCTCGACAAGCCAAACCCCGAAGAGGCACAGCACACCTGTTGAACGAGATCTGTACCTGACTCTGGAAGAAGTTCTACAGGGCTGCAACAAGAAGATAAAAACGACCTGGCTCGTGGGGAGCGTAGACGCCAGAAATTCAAGGGTCGAAGAGAGGCTACTGAAGGTGAGCGTGAAGCCTGGTTTGCCGGAGGGATCGAAGGTGGCGTTCTCGTGCGAAGGCGGCGATTCGCAGCAAAACACCCCCGGGAACGTCGTGTTTGTCATCCGCTACAAGCCTCATCCATTTTTTAAGAGAGAAGGGGTCGACATTTATTACGTTGCGAAGGTCACGATCGGGCAGACTCACTGGGGGGCGAACATAGAGGTTCCAACGCTGACTGCAAGCAAGATCTCGCTACCGCTAAAAGGAGTCATTCGGTCTGGTGCCATCAGACGCATTCACGGCCATGGCTTGCCTGATTGTGAAGATCCAACGAAGCGGGGAGACCTTGTTGTCATATTCGACGTACGGTTCCCGTTTGCCTGA